The following are from one region of the Rosistilla carotiformis genome:
- a CDS encoding ATP-binding cassette domain-containing protein, which translates to MALISLQNITVGFRGPSLLDDVNCQIEAGGRIGLLGRNGAGKSTLLKMLRGGIKPDHGSIIMPSGTRVAYLQQDVPSGTSETVAEVTAKGLGEDFHLQENAWEAEHLVEQTLSRMELDGEALFETLSSGMKRRVLLAQAIVSKPQLLLLDEPTNHLDIEAIGWLEGFLSKWPGTLIFVTHDRMFLRRLATRILEIDRGKLFDWSCDYDTFLKRKEEALAAQEKQDALFDKKLAQEEVWIRQGIKARRTRNEGRVRALEKLRETRSQRRGATGTVQMQVQAAERSGNLVTEVKDVSFEYPDRPILKNFSTSIMRGDKIGIIGPNGVGKTTMLKILLGQLEPQSGTVRTGTNLQIAYFDQLRDQLDEEETIQENVGLGHTQIVINGREKHIIGYLQDFLFSPERARTQVKFLSGGERNRVLLARLFANPANVIVLDEPTNDLDAETLEMLEDKLVGYDGTLLLVSHDRAFLNNVVTSTIVYEPDGVKEYVGGYDDWLAQRGPLPTATTESSSAGGSKSKKKGGAASAAPKQRLSYKLQRELDGLPAEIEKLEKQIAGVHETIADPSFYQGPGERIAEEQRKLKDLEARLAKTYARWEELEAS; encoded by the coding sequence ATGGCACTTATTTCACTTCAAAACATCACCGTCGGATTTCGTGGCCCCAGTTTATTGGACGACGTCAATTGCCAGATCGAAGCCGGCGGGCGGATCGGTTTGCTGGGGCGCAATGGCGCGGGGAAGTCGACGCTGCTGAAGATGCTGCGCGGCGGGATAAAGCCCGATCACGGATCGATCATCATGCCGTCGGGAACCCGGGTCGCCTACCTGCAGCAGGATGTTCCGTCGGGAACCAGCGAAACGGTTGCCGAAGTGACTGCCAAAGGGCTCGGTGAGGACTTCCATCTGCAAGAGAACGCCTGGGAAGCCGAACATCTGGTCGAACAAACGCTCTCGCGGATGGAATTGGATGGGGAGGCGTTGTTCGAAACGTTGTCGTCGGGAATGAAACGGCGGGTGCTGTTGGCTCAAGCGATCGTTTCGAAGCCTCAGTTGCTGTTGTTGGACGAACCGACCAACCACTTGGATATTGAAGCGATCGGTTGGTTGGAAGGCTTTTTGAGCAAGTGGCCCGGGACGTTGATCTTCGTCACGCACGATCGGATGTTTCTGCGCCGCTTGGCAACGCGGATCCTGGAGATCGATCGCGGCAAGCTGTTCGATTGGTCGTGCGATTACGACACGTTTCTGAAACGCAAAGAAGAGGCTTTGGCGGCGCAAGAGAAACAAGACGCGTTGTTCGACAAAAAATTAGCTCAAGAAGAAGTCTGGATCCGCCAGGGAATTAAGGCTCGACGGACGCGCAACGAAGGCCGCGTCCGCGCCTTGGAAAAACTGCGTGAAACGCGATCGCAGCGCCGCGGCGCCACCGGCACGGTGCAGATGCAAGTGCAAGCGGCGGAGCGGAGCGGCAACCTGGTTACCGAAGTCAAAGATGTCAGCTTCGAATACCCCGACCGTCCGATCTTGAAGAACTTTTCGACAAGCATCATGCGTGGCGACAAGATCGGGATCATCGGTCCCAATGGCGTCGGCAAGACGACGATGCTGAAGATCCTGCTTGGGCAACTGGAACCTCAGTCGGGGACCGTTCGCACCGGCACGAATCTGCAAATCGCCTACTTCGACCAACTGCGAGATCAATTGGATGAAGAGGAAACGATTCAAGAGAACGTTGGCCTGGGGCACACCCAGATCGTGATCAACGGTCGTGAAAAACATATCATCGGCTACCTGCAGGACTTTTTGTTCAGCCCCGAACGGGCTCGCACCCAAGTGAAATTTCTGTCCGGTGGTGAACGCAACCGCGTCCTGCTGGCGCGGCTGTTCGCCAACCCAGCCAATGTGATCGTGTTGGATGAACCGACAAACGATCTGGACGCCGAGACGCTGGAGATGCTCGAAGACAAGCTGGTCGGATACGACGGCACGCTGCTGTTGGTTAGCCACGACCGGGCGTTCTTGAACAATGTCGTTACCAGCACGATCGTCTACGAACCCGATGGCGTCAAAGAATACGTCGGCGGTTATGACGATTGGCTTGCCCAGCGCGGCCCGCTGCCGACTGCGACGACCGAGAGTAGTTCGGCCGGGGGAAGCAAGTCGAAGAAGAAAGGGGGCGCTGCCTCCGCGGCACCCAAGCAGCGGCTCAGCTACAAACTGCAGCGCGAACTGGACGGGTTGCCGGCAGAGATCGAGAAATTGGAAAAGCAAATCGCCGGGGTCCATGAGACGATCGCTGACCCTAGCTTCTATCAAGGCCCTGGCGAGCGGATCGCCGAGGAGCAGCGTAAGCTGAAGGACTTGGAAGCGCGACTGGCCAAGACGTACGCGCGATGGGAAGAACTGGAAGCGAGTTAA
- a CDS encoding chromosomal replication initiator protein DnaA, with amino-acid sequence MKRISILLRFSMNCMPLACSTVVLLCLAGCRSAAHNDVYVDKLAAEVRFLEDQLYQIDYENKVLREKLQRAKRAEARAEKAPPKSVLRSPSRVKPSRDDDQDNRSTDRRDDDNVPRRDDDDQDTLGPIETPRVDLGQPNVTPPKMSLPNNDNLPDIQLPEIIPGEVRPPSDSLLIPPQIDTGQVLPPGDARNLPSAAPGQVILPAAVNQLFDQGSQVELVAAESPVEEPPGEITSLLIDPAYSRGHDFTSDGETTGVYLVLKALDAKGREVKIDTPLKVAIMDPKRSGSQARLGRWDFDLPQVREAWRTTVATDGVHLPIQWDGKHPLGDEVDVYCRVETPAGDQITAELTIDLTRHRSRAELWTPRGN; translated from the coding sequence ATGAAACGAATTTCGATCCTCTTGCGATTCTCCATGAACTGCATGCCCTTGGCATGCAGCACGGTGGTGCTGTTGTGCCTGGCAGGCTGTCGCAGCGCGGCGCACAACGACGTCTACGTCGATAAATTGGCGGCAGAGGTCCGATTCCTGGAAGACCAGCTGTACCAGATCGACTACGAAAACAAGGTCTTGCGCGAGAAATTGCAGCGAGCCAAGCGAGCCGAGGCCCGCGCCGAAAAAGCCCCCCCCAAGAGCGTGCTGCGTTCCCCAAGCCGCGTCAAACCATCGCGTGATGACGACCAGGACAACCGTTCGACAGACCGCCGCGACGACGACAACGTCCCCCGACGGGACGACGATGACCAAGACACGCTCGGCCCGATCGAGACGCCGCGAGTCGATTTGGGACAACCCAATGTGACGCCGCCTAAAATGAGCTTGCCCAATAACGACAACTTGCCCGACATCCAATTGCCCGAAATTATCCCAGGCGAGGTCCGCCCGCCTTCGGATTCCTTATTGATTCCGCCGCAAATCGATACCGGCCAAGTCTTGCCTCCCGGCGATGCACGGAACCTTCCGTCAGCGGCTCCGGGACAAGTGATCCTGCCAGCGGCAGTGAATCAATTGTTCGATCAGGGATCGCAGGTTGAATTGGTTGCGGCCGAAAGTCCGGTGGAGGAACCGCCGGGAGAGATCACGTCGCTGCTGATCGATCCCGCCTACTCGCGTGGACACGACTTCACCAGCGACGGCGAAACGACGGGCGTCTATCTCGTGCTCAAAGCCCTCGATGCCAAGGGACGCGAGGTGAAAATCGACACCCCGTTGAAGGTAGCGATCATGGATCCCAAACGCAGCGGTTCCCAAGCTCGACTCGGGCGCTGGGATTTCGATCTGCCTCAAGTCCGCGAAGCATGGCGTACCACCGTCGCAACCGACGGCGTCCACCTTCCGATCCAATGGGATGGCAAGCATCCCTTGGGAGATGAGGTCGACGTCTATTGCCGTGTCGAAACGCCGGCAGGAGACCAGATCACCGCCGAGTTGACGATCGACCTCACCCGCCACCGCTCGCGAGCCGAACTGTGGACGCCCCGCGGCAATTAA
- a CDS encoding (Fe-S)-binding protein — protein sequence MRVGLFVPCYIDQMYPDVAVATLELLEGAGLKVEFPAAQTCCGQPMANTGCNDAARPLAARFLDLFDPFDYIVCPSGSCTSMVRNHFSDLVGNDPRLASIQSRTFEFCEFLHDVHPIDFSGHRFPFRVGLHQSCHGLRELRLGGDSEQMIERPDKVRSLLAQVQGLSFVELQRVDECCGFGGTFAVNERAVSVAMGEDRVQDHLEAGAEVMVASDMSCLMHLWGLISRQGSPLAVMHVAQVLAGRSPSVSVKNSIKPKAGNAL from the coding sequence ATGAGAGTCGGCCTGTTTGTTCCCTGCTACATCGACCAAATGTATCCCGATGTTGCGGTCGCGACCCTGGAATTGCTCGAAGGGGCGGGTTTGAAGGTCGAATTCCCCGCCGCTCAAACCTGCTGTGGCCAACCGATGGCCAACACCGGATGCAACGACGCGGCCCGGCCGCTGGCGGCGAGGTTCTTGGATCTGTTCGATCCCTTCGATTACATCGTCTGTCCCTCGGGCAGCTGCACGTCGATGGTTCGCAATCATTTCAGCGACCTCGTCGGCAACGATCCCCGATTGGCATCGATCCAGTCGCGAACGTTTGAGTTCTGCGAATTTTTGCACGATGTCCATCCGATCGATTTCAGCGGTCATCGGTTTCCGTTCCGCGTTGGGCTGCACCAATCGTGCCACGGCCTGCGCGAACTGCGACTCGGCGGCGACAGCGAACAGATGATCGAACGCCCCGACAAGGTCCGTTCGCTGTTGGCTCAGGTTCAGGGATTGAGCTTCGTCGAATTGCAACGCGTCGACGAATGTTGTGGCTTCGGCGGAACGTTTGCGGTTAATGAACGAGCCGTCTCGGTGGCGATGGGCGAAGACCGCGTGCAGGATCATCTGGAGGCGGGAGCCGAGGTGATGGTCGCATCGGACATGTCCTGCCTGATGCATCTGTGGGGCTTGATCAGTCGCCAAGGTTCTCCGCTGGCGGTGATGCACGTCGCGCAAGTCCTCGCCGGGCGATCTCCTTCGGTCTCGGTCAAGAACTCGATCAAACCGAAAGCTGGCAACGCGTTGTAA
- a CDS encoding HDOD domain-containing protein, which yields MQITTSRTLQALVVDDDAVARKTVAFALQREDFQCDLATDGEDACRQLDRKHYDLVVTDLRMPNKNGHALTVELLARKPRSVIVVHSCIDVPDLARDLMLRGVDDIVYKPTNYAAFAAKAKGLVLHRQPLLRTDAPDAVEANAPVSDASATAATEQQSGESEVAAEECPPVSVEDIESKRAIAADVLPVSKVALKVFELTRTECAARELGAAIECDAELAKKVLSISNSSFYRPIGKKITELDKAVVQIGLRRIGELTLAAAMLSAITQRKLAWMNAATIWQQCNSAGVAAEHLIKQGSHASIRNDLVLISILNFMGRVVLGSLYPDHYQKMIAQCQQTGESLRELEQNVFPENHAEALLRLRNVWNFPAEICKPMSRILDSYSELSQQPEPLRRRVELVKLSVFVGKLAMSSWHSWDLVEIPPASVLERLRIDAIDRVIEDTNRDTQTIVDTTPNSTTASKRPARRTNSMPTLHYWNRSPAPFDFVARLIDGMDFRIQPADASNLPMAATIVVNCSGLSKARTQQELRRLMETDIVAIVDCDGADELEVDCQVVQLPASYGAIRSVLFKASVKLELA from the coding sequence ATGCAGATCACAACGTCTCGAACGCTTCAGGCTCTTGTTGTCGACGACGATGCGGTCGCGCGAAAGACCGTTGCGTTTGCGTTGCAGCGTGAAGACTTTCAATGCGACCTCGCGACCGATGGCGAGGATGCGTGCCGGCAGTTGGATCGAAAGCACTATGACCTCGTGGTAACTGACCTAAGGATGCCTAATAAAAATGGGCATGCGTTGACGGTTGAATTGCTGGCAAGGAAACCACGTTCGGTCATTGTGGTTCATTCGTGTATCGACGTCCCCGATTTGGCGAGGGATCTAATGCTTCGCGGCGTCGACGACATCGTCTACAAGCCAACGAACTATGCGGCGTTTGCAGCCAAGGCGAAAGGTTTAGTGCTGCACCGTCAACCTCTACTGCGAACCGACGCTCCGGATGCCGTTGAGGCCAACGCACCGGTCAGCGACGCGTCGGCGACTGCAGCCACCGAACAGCAGTCCGGCGAGTCGGAAGTCGCGGCGGAAGAGTGCCCGCCTGTTTCGGTCGAAGACATCGAGAGTAAACGTGCGATCGCTGCGGATGTGCTGCCTGTTTCCAAGGTAGCGCTGAAGGTCTTCGAATTGACGCGCACGGAGTGCGCTGCACGCGAACTGGGAGCAGCAATCGAGTGCGATGCCGAATTGGCGAAGAAGGTCCTGTCGATTTCGAACAGTAGTTTCTATCGTCCCATCGGAAAAAAGATCACCGAGTTGGACAAGGCGGTGGTTCAAATTGGCCTGCGGCGAATCGGTGAACTGACGCTTGCCGCAGCAATGCTCTCTGCCATCACCCAACGCAAGCTTGCCTGGATGAATGCGGCAACGATTTGGCAACAATGCAATAGTGCCGGAGTCGCTGCGGAACATTTGATCAAACAGGGCAGCCACGCCAGCATCCGCAACGATCTTGTTCTGATCTCGATCTTAAATTTTATGGGTCGCGTTGTTCTCGGATCGCTGTATCCGGACCACTACCAGAAGATGATTGCGCAATGCCAACAGACAGGCGAATCGCTGCGCGAACTGGAACAGAACGTCTTCCCGGAAAATCACGCCGAAGCGTTGTTGCGATTGCGAAATGTGTGGAATTTCCCGGCGGAAATCTGCAAACCGATGAGTCGAATCCTCGATTCCTACAGCGAATTATCTCAGCAGCCCGAACCGCTGCGGAGACGTGTCGAACTCGTAAAACTGTCCGTCTTCGTCGGCAAGCTAGCGATGTCGTCGTGGCATTCCTGGGATCTTGTCGAGATTCCTCCGGCATCGGTGCTGGAACGGTTGCGGATTGACGCTATCGACCGAGTTATCGAAGACACAAACAGAGACACGCAAACGATTGTCGATACCACGCCCAATTCGACCACCGCGTCAAAGCGGCCCGCGCGGCGGACCAATTCGATGCCGACCCTTCATTATTGGAACCGCTCCCCGGCTCCGTTCGACTTTGTCGCGAGATTGATCGACGGGATGGATTTCCGCATCCAGCCCGCCGACGCATCGAATCTCCCGATGGCAGCGACGATCGTCGTCAATTGCTCGGGATTATCGAAGGCCCGTACGCAACAAGAGCTCCGCCGTTTGATGGAGACCGACATCGTGGCAATTGTCGATTGCGACGGCGCCGATGAATTGGAGGTGGATTGCCAAGTCGTGCAGCTGCCAGCCAGTTACGGAGCGATCCGATCGGTCCTATTTAAAGCTTCGGTGAAATTAGAATTGGCATAG
- the ppnP gene encoding pyrimidine/purine nucleoside phosphorylase, producing MKVNEYFDGNVKSIGFENREGRATAGVMAAGEYEFGTSENEWMKVVSGELQVKLPGSESYKSFPAGTDFRVGANVKFQLIVAEPTVYLCFYGESAG from the coding sequence ATGAAGGTAAATGAATATTTTGACGGCAACGTCAAATCGATCGGTTTCGAGAATCGCGAAGGCCGGGCGACCGCGGGCGTGATGGCGGCGGGAGAATACGAGTTCGGCACTTCGGAAAACGAGTGGATGAAAGTTGTGTCGGGCGAATTGCAGGTCAAGCTGCCTGGTTCAGAGAGCTACAAGTCGTTTCCGGCGGGAACCGATTTCCGCGTCGGTGCCAACGTGAAGTTCCAGTTGATCGTCGCCGAACCGACCGTTTACCTCTGCTTTTACGGCGAATCGGCGGGTTAA